From a region of the Lactuca sativa cultivar Salinas chromosome 4, Lsat_Salinas_v11, whole genome shotgun sequence genome:
- the LOC111914680 gene encoding pentatricopeptide repeat-containing protein At1g06270 — protein sequence MAISLTKLCKPLYSFSFPSIYLSSPIHSISSQRLLEQSIKSAIESKNYQQIANLLNDSNKTSQTSNPFSFLLNFPQNHRTKVINEVLQSFVPLRPRCHPRVAYSHLLSFTLQSPNPLPLSLAILQRTLRSGCSPIPQTHLLLSSVWLHQRKQPNQTVPTILLQMKSIGYQPDTGTCNYLISSLCKVDQFDEAIQVLKCMAKAGCVADVDSFSSVIGPLCDLRKTKQVEELMKEMVSRYRLSPRKEMVVKVIKSMRANKEVDKTVEMVNFLEEMNLEIGFECYELVVEMCLEGSLFVLAGKLAIRMTNKGFIPHIKVRQKVFQKLVDAGQVELAYFLKKRFTELNS from the coding sequence ATGGCAATTTCATTGACAAAACTATGTAAACCTCTCTATTCTTTTTCTTTCCCCTccatttacctctcatctcccaTCCATTCAATCTCATCACAAAGGTTACTTGAGCAATCAATCAAATCCGCCATTGAATCCAAAAACTACCAACAAATTGCTAACCTTCTCAATGACTCAAACAAAACCAGTCAAACCTCCAATCCATTCTCATTCCTCTTAAACTTTCCCCAAAACCATAGAACCAAAGTCATCAATGAAGTTCTACAAAGTTTTGTCCCTTTAAGACCTCGTTGTCACCCTCGAGTCGCCTATTCTCACCTCCTCTCTTTCACCCTACAAAGCCCTAATCCCCTACCACTCTCCCTAGCAATCCTCCAACGCACCCTTCGATCAGGTTGCTCCCCAATCCCTCAAACTCACCTACTTCTCTCAAGTGTATGGCTTCATCAAAGAAAACAACCCAATCAAACTGTCCCCACTATTCTACTTCAAATGAAATCGATTGGATATCAACCCGATACTGGAACTTGCAACTACCTCATTTCCTCACTATGTAAAGTCGATCAGTTTGATGAAGCAATTCAAGTATTGAAGTGTATGGCTAAGGCTGGTTGTGTTGCTGATGTGGACAGCTTTAGCTCTGTAATTGGTCCACTTTGTGACCTTAGAAAAACAAAACAAGTTGAAGAGCTGATGAAGGAGATGGTATCTAGATATAGATTGTCTCCAAGAAAAGAGATGGTGGTTAAAGTGATAAAGTCAATGCGAGCAAACAAAGAAGTGGATAAAACAGTTGAAATGGTTAATTTTCTTGAAGAAATGAATCTTGAAATTGGGTTTGAGTGCTATGAGTTGGTTGTTGAGATGTGTTTGGAAGGTAGTTTATTCGTTTTAGCAGGAAAACTTGCTATAAGAATGACAAACAAAGGGTTTATACCACATATAAAAGTGAGACAAAAAGTATTTCAAAAGTTGGTTGATGCTGGACAAGTGGAGCTTgcttattttcttaaaaaaagaTTCACAGAACTTAACTCTTAG
- the LOC111914681 gene encoding PLASMODESMATA CALLOSE-BINDING PROTEIN 5, with amino-acid sequence MALELSCSVHLFLIVSTTIPLCATAFSWPTLRQQQSQPYGVSMKLWCVAKNNADDTALQSALDWACGTGGADCAPIQQGGGCYDPADIRRTASYAFNNYCIKNGMTEDTCNFANTAALTSLDPSHSNCTFPSSSEGKSGEGTTAVGGGGGGGASTADLTSKGVNNGGMWLWCFWFLVIVHLLWLNVV; translated from the exons ATGGCTCTGGAACTTTCTTGTTCTGTCCACCTTTTCCTCATCGTCTCCACCACAATCCCCCTATGCGCCACCGCCTTCTCTTGGCCTACCCTCCGCCAACAACAATCACAACCCTACGGCGTCTCAATGAAGCTCTGGTGTGTCGCCAAGAACAACGCCGACGACACCGCCCTTCAATCCGCCCTCGATTGGGCTTGCGGAACCGGTGGAGCCGATTGTGCTCCCATCCAGCAGGGCGGCGGTTGTTACGATCCCGCGGACATCAGAAGAACAGCGTCGTATGCTTTCAACAATTACTGTATCAAGAATGGAATGACGGAAGACACCTGCAATTTCGCCAATACCGCCGCCCTCACTTCCCTTGATCCAA GTCACAGCAACTGCACATTCCCATCGAG TTCGGAGGGGAAGAGTGGAGAAGGAACGACGGCGGTAGGCGGCGGAGGAGGAGGAGGCGCATCGACTGCAGATCTTACAAGTAAAGGAGTGAATAATGGTGGTATGTGGTTATGGTGtttttggtttttggttataGTTCATTTACTTTGGTTAAATGTTGTTTAG
- the LOC111914580 gene encoding RING-H2 finger protein ATL52 gives MGDSPLFMGILGVISGAILVAFLHCLFVTCRHNNTDEPATTSPPRPPEMNRRPRLRVDIDSSASSSSFPTTSTSTSSASSILLTVHKYSKDFKEGTCAVCLGEFEENDEVRIMPECAHVFHVTCIDMWLFSHGNCPLCRANATPRAQDVLLSILNSRNME, from the coding sequence ATGGGTGATTCACCCCTCTTTATGGGAATCCTCGGTGTCATATCAGGTGCAATTTTAGTAGCTTTTCTCCACTGCTTATTTGTCACTTGCCGCCATAATAACACCGATGAACCCGCCACCACCTCACCACCTAGACCACCAGAAATGAACCGCCGTCCAAGGCTCAGAGTTGACATTGACTCAAGTGCCAGCTCATCATCGTTCCCAACAACCAGCACCTCAACCTCAAGTGCCTCATCGATCTTGTTAACCGTTCATAAATACTCGAAAGATTTTAAGGAAGGAACATGTGCGGTTTGTTTGGGTGAGTTTGAAGAAAACGATGAAGTTAGAATTATGCCGGAATGTGCACATGTTTTTCACGTGACGTGTATTGACATGTGGCTTTTCTCTCATGGGAATTGTCCACTGTGTAGAGCCAATGCTACTCCACGTGCTCAAGATGTTCTTTTATCAATTTTGAATTCAAGAAATATGGAGTGA
- the LOC111914679 gene encoding zingipain-2, producing MAPIPILLKKPCLCICTLSLCFILQLATSHKPDPVLKRYEKWLQKYEREYQSRNEWQQRFGIYKSNVQFIDYINSQNLSYKLTDNKYADMTNDEFSSFYFGYNNHQHSGSDSGSGSDSDKPEPEPKPGDLPKSLDWRKRGAVTHVRDQGHCGACWAFSAVAAIEGINKIKGGNLTILSEQMLVDCDVNNGDKGCRGGIMEKAYNFIKKNGGITTAQDYPYVGKDEGCKKLKAQELSVMIKGYETIKSKDEKSLQSAVAKQPVSVAIAAGFLFQLYGSGLYSGPCGTHLNHAVTVVGFGEEDGRKYWIVKNSWGTDWGENGYMRIERESKYKGGKCGIAKDSTYPVLI from the exons ATGGCTCCCATTCCCATTCTCTTAAAAAAACCTTGCTTATGTATTTGTACCCTATCCCTATGCTTTATACTCCAACTAGCCACATCTCACAAACCCGACCCAGTGTTAAAAAGGTACGAAAAATGGCTCCAAAAGTATGAAAGAGAATACCAAAGTAGAAACGAGTGGCAACAAAGATTTGGAATTTACAAATCTAATGTCCAATTTATTGACTATATCAACTCCCAAAATCTTTCCTACAAACTCACAGACAACAAATACGCAGACATGACAAATGACGAATTTAGCTCTTTTTATTTCGGTTATAACAATCATCAACACTCAGGTTCAGATTCAGGTTCGGGTTCAGATTCAGACAAACCTGAACCTGAACCCAAACCTGGTGATTTGCCAAAAAGTCTGGATTGGAGAAAAAGAGGCGCGGTGACTCATGTCAGAGATCAAGGCCATTGCg GAGCCTGTTGGGCGTTCTCTGCTGTAGCAGCAATCGAAGGCATTAACAAAATCAAAGGAGGCAATTTGACGATTCTATCCGAACAAATGCTTGTGGATTGTGATGTCAACAATGGTGACAAAGGATGTCGCGGGGGTATAATGGAGAAAGcatataactttataaaaaaaaacggTGGAATCACTACAGCACAAGATTACCCATATGTAGGAAAAGACGAAGGTTGCAAAAAATTGAAAGCTCAAGAACTTTCAGTCATGATAAAAGGATACGAAACTATAAAAAGTAAAGATGAGAAAAGTCTCCAATCTGCAGTTGCAAAGCAACCCGTATCAGTTGCCATTGCTGCAGGGTTTTTATTCCAGCTTTACGGAAGTGGGCTTTATTCGGGCCCGTGTGGGACCCACCTTAACCATGCTGTAACCGTGGTTGGGTTTGGGGAAGAAGATGGAAGAAAGTATTGGATTGTTAAAAACTCATGGGGGACTGATTGGGGTGAAAATGGTTATATGAGAATTGaaagagagagtaaatataaaGGAGGTAAGTGTGGGATTGCAAAAGACTCTACTTACCCTGTACTTATATGA
- the LOC111914678 gene encoding glucosidase 2 subunit beta → MESTNPVLFFIVCFLLNLNLAFSDPSNVPIGIHPLDEKYFASEVIKCKDGSNSFTRDRINDEFCDCVDGTDEPGTSACPAAKFYCRNSGSTPKFLFSSRVNDQICDCCDGSDEYDSSIICPNTCIMGGHSEYKTINYNSRINKFGSHSPHTKQKKVSQIGEDTIQKLQGMKAMIIVQVILIGFLVFLCLCRQRAKSRRRNSR, encoded by the exons ATGGAATCAACTAATCCTGTGCTTTTCTTCATCGTCTGCTTCCTTCTCAATCTCAATTTGGCATTCTCCGATCCTTCAAATGTACCTATCGGAATCCACCCTCTAG ATGAGAAGTACTTTGCTTCGGAGGTCATCAAATGCAAAGATGGATCCAATTCTTTCACTAGAGATCGTATCAACGACGAATTTTGCGACTGCGTTGATGGTACCGATGAACCAG GAACATCAGCTTGCCCTGCTGCCAAATTCTATTGCAGGAATTCAGGAAGCACTCCTAAATTTTTATTCTCTTCTCGTGTAAACGACCAAATTTGTG ACTGTTGTGATGGAAGCGATGAATATGATAGCAGCATCATCTGTCCTAATACATGTATCATGGGTGGACATTCCGAATACAAGACCATAAATTACAATTCCAGAATCAATAAATTTGGTTCTCATTCTCCTCACACTAAACAGAAAAAAGTTAGCCAAATCGGTGAAGACACAATCCAAAAACTCCAAG GTATGAAGGCGATGATAATAGTCCAAGTGATTCTCATCGGTTTTCTAGTCTTCCTTTGTCTGTGTCGTCAACGTGCCAAATCTAGAAGGAGAAATTCtcgttaa